One window of the Leucobacter komagatae genome contains the following:
- a CDS encoding DUF3375 domain-containing protein has translation MTSSRSETAYQRALAAFKNPTLDLLHGRYAPFVVSVLSGMFTAERHSVPISDAHIEVGNFVDELRAAGYDRDERRLPSGSGRDICRYWARVGWLVPQIQDGVELYRLSAQAVGALEIAGRAGGGRAKVSRSRVRTLLESVEQLTLSAETDPAKRIERLLAERAEIDAELARLDGDDDFDPIDDEQLLEDTENVLHLSRELPADFVRVAESINAMQRDVIAELRRDERPTGDVLREYLRRGEHVMDATPEGRAFSGALKLIGDPEHIDQLTEQLQSILGRPFARLMTAEQRGDLRAIAKRVEQGVEEVLTAQRRASHIITTQVRTHDPIRDREVDGLLRSVMAGLQAWVPESNARDRVEPLRALPTAGIHHLRQTVSDPRPPNLPAPLRDADEAASAAEFVDADTRAWGGPKYVELEAYVARIEGEAFDLAEAFEGIDDVETRRPADLLGLLELAHRRGMSEGDGVSVVEATRPDGTTRRFAFGAVTARAGVAGDTRGADETAPIDSSAAQSAATVGAHASE, from the coding sequence GTGACAAGCTCTCGTTCAGAAACCGCCTACCAGCGCGCGCTGGCAGCGTTCAAGAACCCGACGCTCGACCTGCTGCACGGTCGCTACGCTCCCTTCGTGGTCTCGGTGCTCTCGGGGATGTTTACCGCCGAACGCCACTCCGTGCCGATTTCTGACGCCCACATCGAGGTCGGCAACTTCGTCGACGAGCTTCGCGCGGCAGGGTACGACCGTGACGAGCGGCGGTTGCCGAGCGGTTCGGGCCGTGATATTTGCCGGTACTGGGCCCGCGTCGGGTGGCTCGTCCCACAGATTCAGGACGGTGTCGAGCTGTACCGACTCTCAGCGCAGGCCGTCGGCGCGCTCGAGATCGCCGGCCGCGCCGGTGGCGGGCGAGCAAAGGTATCGCGCTCGCGCGTGCGCACGCTGCTCGAATCCGTCGAGCAGCTGACGCTGAGCGCGGAGACGGATCCGGCGAAGCGCATCGAACGGCTGCTCGCCGAACGCGCCGAGATCGACGCCGAGCTCGCTCGCCTCGACGGCGACGACGACTTTGACCCCATCGACGACGAGCAGTTGCTCGAAGACACGGAGAACGTGCTGCACCTCTCGCGCGAGCTCCCGGCCGACTTCGTTCGGGTCGCAGAGTCGATCAACGCGATGCAGCGCGACGTCATCGCCGAGCTGCGCCGCGACGAGCGCCCGACGGGCGACGTGCTGCGGGAGTACCTGCGGCGGGGCGAGCACGTGATGGATGCGACCCCTGAGGGCCGCGCCTTTTCCGGCGCGCTCAAGCTCATCGGCGACCCCGAACATATTGACCAGCTCACTGAGCAGCTCCAGTCGATCCTTGGCCGACCCTTCGCCCGGCTGATGACCGCCGAGCAGCGAGGCGACCTCCGCGCGATCGCGAAGCGGGTCGAACAGGGCGTCGAAGAGGTGCTGACCGCCCAGCGGCGGGCCTCGCACATCATTACGACCCAGGTGCGCACGCACGACCCGATCCGCGACCGCGAGGTCGACGGGCTCTTGCGCAGCGTCATGGCCGGCTTGCAAGCCTGGGTGCCCGAATCGAACGCGCGCGACCGCGTCGAGCCGCTGCGGGCGCTGCCGACGGCAGGGATCCACCACCTCCGCCAAACCGTGAGCGACCCGCGGCCCCCGAACCTGCCCGCCCCGCTGCGCGACGCGGACGAGGCCGCGAGTGCGGCGGAGTTCGTCGACGCTGACACGCGGGCGTGGGGCGGCCCGAAGTACGTCGAGCTGGAGGCATACGTCGCACGGATCGAGGGCGAGGCCTTTGACCTTGCCGAGGCGTTCGAGGGCATCGACGACGTCGAGACCCGGAGGCCGGCTGACTTGCTCGGTCTGCTTGAACTCGCGCACCGGCGCGGGATGAGCGAGGGCGACGGCGTATCGGTTGTCGAAGCGACGCGCCCCGATGGCACGACCCGACGGTTCGCGTTCGGCGCAGTGACGGCTCGTGCTGGCGTCGCCGGCGACACCCGTGGCGCCGACGAAACGGCACCTATTGATTCATCGGCCGCGCAATCCGCGGCCACAGTTGGAGCACATGCAAGTGAGTGA
- a CDS encoding DUF4194 domain-containing protein codes for MERDPEEFFVGDRGVLDPAVRRVLVRILQRRVVFADRHKDDWTVLLENQQVIESRLHDLFIRLIVDPDRGVAYKQQVRSEELEVPVLLRDEAYNRAETLVLVYLRTVYQRESTAGEPSVRIDVEEIEQTVLSYFADSDGNTAARQKTIEKALNRLRNEGIIDEESEGRYLVTPLVEVVLSADRLGELQRWLKEQVVDAAMKNEDPAS; via the coding sequence ATGGAGCGCGACCCCGAGGAGTTCTTCGTCGGAGACCGGGGCGTGCTCGACCCCGCCGTGCGCCGCGTGCTCGTGCGCATTCTGCAGCGTCGCGTGGTCTTCGCGGATCGACACAAGGACGACTGGACGGTGCTGCTCGAGAACCAGCAGGTCATCGAGTCGCGACTGCACGATCTGTTCATCAGGCTCATCGTCGACCCCGATCGCGGGGTCGCCTACAAGCAGCAGGTTCGCTCTGAGGAGCTCGAGGTTCCCGTGCTGCTGCGTGATGAGGCGTACAACCGCGCCGAGACGCTCGTGCTCGTCTACCTGCGCACGGTGTACCAGCGCGAGTCGACGGCGGGCGAGCCCTCCGTGCGCATCGACGTCGAAGAGATCGAGCAGACGGTGCTCAGCTACTTCGCCGACAGCGACGGCAACACGGCCGCCCGTCAGAAGACGATTGAGAAGGCGCTCAACCGCCTGCGCAATGAGGGCATCATCGACGAGGAGTCTGAGGGTAGGTACCTCGTGACCCCGCTCGTCGAGGTCGTGCTCAGCGCAGACAGGCTCGGCGAGCTGCAGCGGTGGCTGAAGGAGCAGGTGGTTGACGCCGCCATGAAGAACGAGGATCCCGCATCATGA